CATTTATCGGCCTATGAAAAGCATACAAGAAAAAAGATACGTTTTGATGAAATGAGCTATTCTTTTATGCAGTCTTTCCATAATTTCTTGATTGAATACGTAACAGACAAAGGAATAACCCTCAACAACATCACCATAGCCAAGCAAATAAGTACGCTTAAGACTTTTTTAGGTTATGCAAGGCGACATAATATCCATATTTCGGATGGATACCGAGATTATAAAGTCACCCGTCAAAAACTTGAAGTTATAGCTTTTACTGAACGGGAATTTCTCTCACTATACAGACTTGACTTATCTGACGGTACAAACAAAGCTCCATTAGTAATAGATGACGAAGGAAATGTAACAAGATATATTTCATACGATGCTTTGGCGAAAGTGCGCGATGTATTATGCTTTAGTTGTACAACAGGGCTTCGCTATTCGGATCTTGAGCAATTACGCAGAACACATATAAAGGAAACAGAGATCAAATTGACGGTTAAAAAAACACGTGAAATGTTGACCATACCACTTAATGGTTATGCTTACGAAATACTATCCCGTTACAATCACCCATTGTATCCGCTGCCTATCATCAGCAACCAGAAGTATAATCTTTACATAAAGGCCTTATGCCGACTTGCCGGCATAGATGATACGGTTGAAATTATCCGTTACAAAGGCGCTGAAAAAGTTACTATTGAATATCCTAAATATGAATTGATTAGCTCTCATACCGGACGAAAAACATTTTGTACATTATCACTGGAGCGTGGTGTACCCGCAGAAACTGTAATGGCTACAAGTGGGCACACGGACTATAAATCATTTCAAAGATACGTTAAGGTCACTGAGGAGCGCAAACGCAACGAAATGCAAAAAGCATGGGGCGCTCCGAAACATCTTAAAGTGGTCAACGAATAAATTTTTCAGATATTTGCTATCAAAGTGTTATATAATGGAACAAAGAGAGCTTAAAAAGCCGAGAAAAGCCGATAAGGATATTGCAGCCAGATTCAAATCATTCCGCCTAAGCAAAGGCCTAACGCAAGGCGATATTTCCGGAGATACAAGCTATAGCCGTAAATATATCAGCGAGATCGAGCGTGGCGTAGTTTCGCCAAACACAGACCTTGTTACAAAGATGTCAGATAAATATGGATTAAATGCCGAATGGCTCACTACAGGTAAGGGTAAAGCTGATAGCAGGTCCAAAATAGACGAATCTTCTAATGAAAATATATTAGCCAAGGTAAACAGGCTAGAAAGGGAGCTTACCGATATTAAGGCGCTGGTTGTCAAGTTGATTGATAAGATTTAGAATGTTGCAGAGAAAAAACCATTTAGTTACATAGCAAATATTTTAACATTTTTCTGATAGTAAAATTTTGTTTTGAGAGTATTATTTTCTTTATATTGCATCATTAACTAGACCATGACAATACTAGAATCAAGACTTCCAAGATCTTTTGCTAAAGCTTTGGTGTGGATGTTTTGTATTGTGACTGTAGGCTGTGTGCAAATTGGAATAATTCTCTTTCTTTCTTTGTTTTCTAATGCGGTTGGATTGAACTTTATAAAGATAATAGAAGAGGGTTTTCTGTTGCTTCTTGGTATATCTATCGTGTTCAGCGTTTGCTATGAGTTTTATATGGAAGCTAAAATTAAAGCGAATAGATACCTTCATGTTGCAATAGTGATTGTTACGTTCGGGATAATACTTGTAGCAATGGGTTCTTACGCTATAGCTTATTTATCCAATGCACTAAATAGCACTCTTAATTTCAATTTTGAGGTGTTTCAAAACATACAGATGTTCTTATTTGTTTCAAGTATATGCTGGACAGTTATTTTAAAAACGGCCATATATTACGAATCTTATTTGAATAGTAAAACAATTAAAAAAAGTTAGGTCATGGAGATGTTGATATATTTTTTATTAGGATTGCTGACGTCAATATTTATTGCCGCATCGTTTATTCTATTTAAACGATTGTACAAGGAAGAGCAAAAATTGTACGATATTGAAGAAGCAAAATCTCTTGACAATATACAGCTAATTAAAAGATATATAGAACTGAAGAAATTTCATATACAGTTTGATGCGCACGTAGATGATTCCTTCGAAATATACGTCAAAAACCTATATTTGCACGCCTCTGAAGTTAACGAGCAAAGAAAAAAAACTCAGAATATAAAGAAAACCCATTTAATAAAAGATGTAATCACCCCTAAAAAGTTGGAATATCATTATGAATTTAATTACAACTAATTACTAATGTTATCATCGGAATATAGGATAATATCAATAGAAAACAACAGCCAAAGCATAAATCTGCCTGACTGGTTTATTGATGATTACGATAAGTTTAAAAAGGAGGTAAAAGGGAAAACCTCGTTTGGTATTGGCTTTAATATTGAAAAAAAAATTATTTCTATCGAAGTTACAATTTCATACCATATAAATGTTAATGACAGTGATTTAGAGTTGTTTAGCGTGAAGGTAAACACTGGTTTCCTTATTTCTAATATTGATAAATACATTAGAAAGGGAGACGATGGAAATGTAATAGACAATACACTGCTATCCGAATTAACCGCCGTTTCCATGTCTCATTCCAGAGGTATTCAATCATTTTTAGTCAGTAATACAGTATTAAAAAACATGTTGCTTCCTAATAAATTACCAAACTTCGATTCTCCAGATTCATAATTACAGCTTATGTATTAATCCAACATACTTTACTGCCCCCCCTTTTTTTCCTTCAATTAACCGAAGCAATATTACCGCCTTCCGTCACACAACACATTACCGCCCGTTGTACCCTGTCTATCCTCATCAAAAGTGCTTTAAATTTAGATCCACGAAAGTGGGTGGTCTGGCCCGGTAACTCCGGGCTTTTCTTTTTACATAATGCCTATTTTAGATATTTTTACGTCCCCCTGCCTTGCCGCTTCCAATTCAAGTCTTTCCAGCCTCCAGTGTTTATTTTTACCGGATTGCCTCTTTGTTATCTTTTTTTCACCCAACCATCTGTTTACGTTGGCCTCTCCATATATCCTATAAGCCTCCTGCTTGGTCAGGTCGGGTTTTATAGCCCCCATTCGGGTAAGGACATCGACAGCCGTCAGCGTTGCTGCCACCTTGGCTATTATTTCGGCCTCCCTTAATGAGTATACTTTAGTTTCCATTATTTTATTTATTAATTGTTAAACTTGTTGCAATACTTATGGGCGTCGCGTTTCACGACACCCGGTGCTCTAAATTCATTTTTTGATGGCCACGCCAGCATCCATGTTGGTTATCCAATTATTGGGATCGTTAACACCTTCACTGAATCCGTCTACGAAAGACACACTACCGTGCAGCGCGGTTATAGTGCCTAAAATATACGTGACTTCATTTAGTGTTTTCAGATCGTCCAATGTTAAGGATAATGAATTGTTTTTTTGTGTACCAATTGATTTGATTTTATCCCTTGTTATGGCGGCTAAACCAGCTATTAACTTATCCAAATCACATTCGGACACCACAGAACTTACCTTTTCCCCAAAGCTCGTATAGGTCTCTTGAGATAATTCAGATAACGATGTTCTTTGATCACTCATGGCAGCTCCTTTCTTTCTTTACAACCTCCTTAATCCAATCGGCGCACATTCCTTCAAATTCTTTGATACCGGCCAGCACTTCTGAGTATGCATTGATTATGTAAGTGTTGCCGTCCGCAGAAGCGATCCGAAGCAGTTCAGAGGACTTCTTACGGTTGGAGCTAAAGAGATCTTTACATATAATTCTGGCTCTCGCGCTGGAAGCGATGGAAACCCCGCTTACTGATTCCGGTTTTTCGAACATTGGATCGAAAGCGCTGTTTTTTATGATTTTATCCAAATATCCGGTGTTCATTTTTTCGGAGCGCGAGAAGAAGCGTTCCAGCATAAACTTGGCAGAAATGAGAGTATTTACGATAAACATAAGACCTGCGCCGCTATCTATACGCCATTCGAGATCCTTTTCAAATTGATGTTCGCGTGAGTTTTCTTTAGTATCACTGGATATAAGTATCGATAAATAGCTAAATAGATCCATGAGTTCTTCTATCTCGAGAGAGTTGAACTTGGTCTGCAACGCCGATAAAGTTTCGTTACAATGCTTTACCTCAGAGGCCAGGTTAGCTGCGGTTACACCGTCAAGTTGTAGCATAGCCATGTCGCGAGATTCGGTCCTTGACTTCATCCCCGATGATCTTTCGGTATACCCCATAGCTTAACTATTAAGTGGTGTATAACTTTTTATATGGTAATAACATTCCGATATTGCACAGATAACATTGTTCAGGCTCTCTGCCTCATCTAGTGCATACGAGCAAAGCTCACTGTCTCCCTCATCACTGTATGACCCCGCTTCTATAAGCCGGTCACTCAAAACGGAATTGAGCGTTTGTAACACAGCCGGGACTTCAAGGGCGTTGATAACCGCGGCTATCGATTTGACCAGTTGTTCTAATTCTTGATTTCTGACGTCGATATTAGCGTCGTTTTTTGTGGATGCAGGTTTCGCAGTCCTGCTGATAATTTGGGTAGTTCCCATGATGACTTTTATTAAATAGCCGGGTCGCTGCGAAACACATCCAAAGTATGGAAAGTTTCGGTACTTTCACCCGATCGCCCGGCATTATAATTAATAAATTTTTTATCTGAATCTCTTCAGATGTGTTTCGCACTACAATAGTACGAACGGGAAACAATATTAGCAAATAAAACTTCAATTAACTTTAAGTGTGTAAAAATTGCTACATATATACATTATATCACAAATTTGTAGGATTATATTTCATAATATTTAACATTATTTCTTTATTGATATTGTTCTATCCTTACCTATATTTGTGTATAACTTACTTTTCGTTAGATATTTAGATAAAATGAGCCAGCGACTAGATCTATTGCATAATTTCACTATCCAGGACCTCTGTTACAAGATGCCTAAATCGGGCACCCAAATATTCAAATTGCTGCTTTGTAATAGGAGTGGTGTATGGGTAGATATATCGGGAGCCATCGAGATTGAGGGGAACGAAGGGTATATAAATCTAAAATACTCAATTAGAGGCTCTCAGCTGCACCAAACTATACGTCTGGCATCAATACCTTCTAATATCGGAAATAGCCGCGTGTGGTACTTTATATGTCCTTTCACAGGTCGTAGATGTCGGAAAATATATTTGTACAGATCATATTTCAGGGATCGGCACAATTTTGACCATATTTACAGATCTCAAACACTGACCCCTAATCAGAAGAACTACCTAAGGATTGCCGAAGCGGCCAATGAAGTTGATCGATTGACTACGATGTCCTTTGAAAAGAATTACCGAAAATTCTATTACAATGGCAAACCGACAAAATGGCTTAGCCCTATATTGGAGGCAAGATCAATGCTTGCTAACGTTGATAAAGTAGCTTACCAAAGAAGCGGTTATAAATACGGGTGGTTGCTTCTTACTTAATAAGAACAATCGGTCTAGTCACCCCTCCCTCCCTAAAATCGACCATGAAGAGTTTTGTAAGTCCATAAAAAAGGGCAAAACCTAACAAAACACAATACTATAAAAATCGATCGCAAAAAGTGCACGAAGAATTTTGCGAGTCCAAATATATAGCCGTCAAAGAGTTTTCCGCCTCCATAAAAAAAAGTGTCCAGTACGTCGGTTGAGTTTTCTAAATAGCGCTACGAACGATTTAAAGTATTTTCCGAGTCCATTGAAAAAGGTTCATGTTGAATTCTGCGAGTCCATTCATAAGGGCAAGGAGGTCGATTCCGCCAATATTCCCACCGCTACTAATAGCAAACCGCCAAACCGCCAAATTTCCGCCAATTACATTTTTTTATAACTAATTGTTTTTTAATGAATTATACTTTAAACCGCCAAACCGCCAAAACCGCCTATAAAAGCTATTTTCTATTATTATTATATAAATATAACATATACGGCGATTTATATACTATTGTTATTAAATGTTATTTAGTGGCGGTTTTGGCGGTTTTGGCGGAACTCCATTTAAAACACTGACAGTTAACTTATTAAGAAAACCGCCAAAGTAAAATCATTTTGGCGGTTTGGCGGAAACTGTACCATTGGTATTTACTTCTATGAAGCCGTTTAATATGCTTTAATTACTACCATAAAAGCTACCATATTTTTTAACTATCTATTTATCAAATATTTAAATACAAAATTTAAGAGAAATGTGGATTATAACCTACTTTTTTGACTTTACCGACCTTAATGTCTTAAAGTTATAAATTAACTATTCATAAATACAAATCCGAAAAGAATAATACATTTTATAACACTATATATCAATCGTTTACATACAAATCGAGTAAAAACAAATGTAACCTATAGGTTTATTAGTGAAACCACAATATCTTTGAATTATCAAAACATCACACGCTATGCTAGTAATTAATAGTAAAGAGGATTTTAAAAGATTGCTTATCGAATCTTTGATTGAATCAGGGATATTGAAGAGATCAGAGACAGCAACTAAAGATTTAGCTGTTGAAGAGCTTATTGACAATAACACACTGATGGAAAGGCTTAATGTTGCAAGGTCTACGATTATTGAGTGGCGCAACAAAGGTAAAATTAGGTACATGAAAGTTGGGGGAACGTATAGATATAACTGGAAACATGTCCTTGAGGATTTAGAAAGAAAGGGGGCATAGCATGAGAAAAGATCTAACCCCCGCTCTCAACTCAGAACATGACAAATATAACGAGGAGAAACTGATTTTCAAAGCGCTATATAAAAACCAGCCGGTTACTCGGCGTGAGTTATCTAATGCTACCAATATCGAGATAGCTTCTCTGTGCCGTGTATTGTTCAACTTAGTTTATTACACCGGGCAAGTGAAGATAGCGTACCGTAAAAAATGTCCGAACACTGGACGTACGGTTATGCATTTTGCTTTAAAAAATTGGGAGGGATAACAATGGCCGGGAGTTTAGTGAAGTCAATGAGCGATTTTATCGCAAGATCTGAAAGTATAAAACAGGGTTGTTCATTTCCGATTGAAGTGTTTCCTAAGAAGTTTCAGAAAATCTTAAATCACTACTCATCCATTAAAGGTTATCCGATAGACTACTTTGGGTCGTCGGTAATAGCGGCATTGTCGGCAAGCATCGGCAGTAATTACTCACTACGAACCATAGACGGATATAAGGTGAAATCAAATATATATTTAGCGATAGTCGGTAGTCGAGGCCTGAATAAATCAGAAGCCGTGAATGACGCCTTTAAGCCGGTGGATGAATACACTTCTGAACTCTATTTGCAATACAAAGAGGAAATGGAGGATTACCGTGAAGCTAAAGAAAATAAAGACGAGGGCGCGATAAAACCGTTGTTTTTAAAACCCATAATAAATGATGCTACACAGGAAGCTGTCATAAGTCAGTTAGCGAACAATTATAAAGGTACTACTATAAAGGTCGATGAGCTTGCCGGACTGCTAAAATCATTTAATAAATACAGGGAAGGCGGCGACCAAGAATTTTACCTTTCGGCATGGAGCGGCGGATCTTATAGCAAGGAGCGTGTAGGAAGTGATCATGTTTATATAGCTAGCATGTATCTTTCAATCGTCGGAACTATACAACCAGCGGTAGCAGAGCAATGCTTTCAAGACAAGGAAGAGTCTGGACTATTTGATAGATTTCTTCTTTGTTGGCCTGAGCGAACAGTGAAGCCATACCCATCGCATAGATGGTTAGACCCTGCGATTGAGGGGGAATATTCTTCAATGCTAACGCGTCTTCTTAAATTCAAGTTAAAAACGGGAGAACACATAATACAATTGTCCTATTCTCGAGAATCTGGAGACATTGTGAATAACTGGGTAATGGCGAACATTGATCACGAGAACATAGATGAAATAACAGAGCGAGAACGCGGTATAAGAGCAAAATTGGATATTTACATACACCGGTTTGCGCTCATTATGCAGATAGCCTACAACGTCTCAGACGATCTTATAGACGATGAAATGACTTATATATCCACTGAAGCCGCAACCGCA
This Olivibacter sp. SDN3 DNA region includes the following protein-coding sequences:
- a CDS encoding DUF3987 domain-containing protein, with product MSDFIARSESIKQGCSFPIEVFPKKFQKILNHYSSIKGYPIDYFGSSVIAALSASIGSNYSLRTIDGYKVKSNIYLAIVGSRGLNKSEAVNDAFKPVDEYTSELYLQYKEEMEDYREAKENKDEGAIKPLFLKPIINDATQEAVISQLANNYKGTTIKVDELAGLLKSFNKYREGGDQEFYLSAWSGGSYSKERVGSDHVYIASMYLSIVGTIQPAVAEQCFQDKEESGLFDRFLLCWPERTVKPYPSHRWLDPAIEGEYSSMLTRLLKFKLKTGEHIIQLSYSRESGDIVNNWVMANIDHENIDEITERERGIRAKLDIYIHRFALIMQIAYNVSDDLIDDEMTYISTEAATAAVSLCNYFLIMADRTRLKPKSDMLTGNWKELYDMLPDDGATFNTASFKLAAEMIGISPRSAERWLKDNSQRKDPDRIFEKIKHGHYAKTLRNDTSKVNG
- a CDS encoding helix-turn-helix domain-containing protein; protein product: MEQRELKKPRKADKDIAARFKSFRLSKGLTQGDISGDTSYSRKYISEIERGVVSPNTDLVTKMSDKYGLNAEWLTTGKGKADSRSKIDESSNENILAKVNRLERELTDIKALVVKLIDKI
- a CDS encoding helix-turn-helix domain-containing protein, with translation MLVINSKEDFKRLLIESLIESGILKRSETATKDLAVEELIDNNTLMERLNVARSTIIEWRNKGKIRYMKVGGTYRYNWKHVLEDLERKGA
- a CDS encoding site-specific integrase, producing MKGTTRLNLRLDKVRKDGKCSLEIIYSVRGQRKYIYPGISVFPEQWDDNNQRFIAIDKKSAKKIAPNRPYYELSDRDDISTFEGVISDTLLQLDRIEKRFEVNGEAFSAEMVTGAFKSSKPGATKKESSSKMVYDFIDKYIIENAPSRAKGSLSVYKALRKHLSAYEKHTRKKIRFDEMSYSFMQSFHNFLIEYVTDKGITLNNITIAKQISTLKTFLGYARRHNIHISDGYRDYKVTRQKLEVIAFTEREFLSLYRLDLSDGTNKAPLVIDDEGNVTRYISYDALAKVRDVLCFSCTTGLRYSDLEQLRRTHIKETEIKLTVKKTREMLTIPLNGYAYEILSRYNHPLYPLPIISNQKYNLYIKALCRLAGIDDTVEIIRYKGAEKVTIEYPKYELISSHTGRKTFCTLSLERGVPAETVMATSGHTDYKSFQRYVKVTEERKRNEMQKAWGAPKHLKVVNE